The genomic segment GAGCCCCAGAGAGGGGTCAGACTTGGGGCTACACAGGACTCGTTTCACTTCTTCCACACCAGACTGCAAGAGGCGATAGTAGAACAATCCACGGTCTCGTACTGCCATATCCATTTCCTCCTCTGGGAATCAGAGACATCATTTGTGGAGAATTCTATTATCCAGACTTCCCTGAAGCACTAACCCTTAATCAGGAAAAACAGATTCCCAGGGATACAGTGGAAGTCACTCACACCAACCAGGCAGCTCAGAAACCACTCAGCAGTCTAAGGCATAAGTAACTCTCAGCCAGGATGCTGACACACCACACCCACACACTGGGGACACAGCATCACCAGGTCCCAAAAAGCCTGTGCCACAGTGGCAGTGGCAGAGAACTCACCTATGCAGTAATAGAGGAGCCTCCCCAGCATGTCCTGACACTCAGCAGGACGAGACAGGAAAAGTCGCACCAGCGCGGTCAGAAGCTCCATCTTCACTGCTGGGCACATCTCTGACTTCACATTCTCCACAAAGTCCTCTAAAACATAGGGGGCATtgggaactttatcaccatgtgtgcccaggagccagaTCAGTGCTTGCTTGCCCTGAAGGAACCAAAAAGACAGAGCTGACATGAAATAAACAGGGGCAAGAGAGCACTTCTGAGCATTTCTGATCTCTGCCTGACCATTGCAAGCCAAAGGAAAGCCAAAGGATCATTGTCCACCTATCCCTGACAgtgccagccccctgcacaAAGCCACCTTACCTCACTGTCCTGGATGacatcctcacagccaggcagtgcctgacAGACAGCATCTGTGCActggggacacagccaggccagGTCCCGGAACACCTGCACCACCGCTGCAAGGGAACAAAAGGCTCAGCACTCCCCAGCAGCTATCAAAccactggggggaaaaaatatagaTGTGTAcataaaaaaaatccactcAAGAATCTTTGCACATCTCAGTGAGGGAGGTCAGTGCCTTGCTTTGTGACTATGATTTGAGCCACTCTCCTTCCAAGCCCCATGACACTGCATTTGTCAGAGCGACACTGCGCCAAATCTACAACAAAGCACTGAAGGTTCAGATTGTTCCTCTGGCTGCTGGAAAGttaccctgctctggacattcCCCAGCCTTTACAAAGGCACTGACTCACCATGCTTCAGACACACAAGGTTAGAATGACAAACTAAAACTAACACCAACTCAAAATGAGTCTCATGAACTTTAGGTCAAAACTTCCAAGGCTCTGCTGCCCGCTTACAGAAACACCACCAGCTTCTGAAGCCTAATTCAACAGCTGAGTGCAAGCATTTGATCTTCAAACTTGAAAGTAAGACCAGCTAAAGGAGAGGGCAGAGGTAGCAGCAATAGGAAGTCAgatcagagggcagcagaagagaagcttGGGTACAGCTGAATCAAATGATTTTATGAGGAACAGAAATCACAAAGATTTAGAAGGTCTCTTAATCTACACTACAGTGTCCAGTCACACTACAAacctccagctccatcaagAAGACTTCTACCTAAAGATGCTAATTAAATTAAAAGCCAAGTGCCTCTGAGGGCCTTGCCTTTGGGATCACAATCCCCAGCAGGGCAGTTTCTTAGAGCACAAGCCAGGCAAGCACCTCACGGAGTTACCTGATGTGatgtgctcctgctggaggCCCAGCAGCTCACTCAGGATCCCCACACACTGCTCGGTGTATGTCCTGGCAATATTGCCTGCAGAGACACCAAACTTCTATCAGAAAGAGAGAGCAACCATGAGCCAAACTACTGATCACAAACTCACTTCCAAGAGTCTCTTTTTCTTGCAAATGTGTAATCAAATTGGGCTCATTCTCATACAAGAGCTACAGTCCTTTTTCTGAAGCCATATCTCAGAAGCCTGAACGTTTCTTAAACCTAATACCTGGGAAATGGATTTTAGCATCTCTGGATTTCTCCTTATGAGCACTTTGAAACTtgcaaaacccaaactaaaGTGCCCCAAATCACTTTAACCCTGCCCCCATCACAACTCAAAGAGCAAGCATAAAGGTCATTAATAAGACAAAATGACACAATTTCTTCAAAGCATCTCATCAGAGACATCTGAACGAGACTCGAGGACATTGTGTGCAACATGAGCACATGTCAGGACTTCTGAAAGAATGAGCACAAGTCCTGGGTTAGAAACACACTGACAAACCCCTCCTGGGTAGCCTGCCCTACAGAGGGCtgaacagcacagagcagctacCTGGCATCTGCCTAAACACACTTCAGCAGAGAAGGGCCCACGCAGAGGTctagggctgcagctgctcacagggcagcacccagctcttACCTATGGAGAAGATGGCCACTTGGGCAAGCTCTACTGACACATCAGTGCAATagctcctcagctcctccagcacctgctgcaCATTCTCATCATTCACCAGCTCACACAACACCTCCATTTTCTGGCATTTGATGTAGTGGGGCTCTGAATACGAGCAGAAGAACTTTTTGTAGTGGCTGCTGAAGTGACCAGGAAGGCTACCAAGGATCTGGCGGACGTGGCAGAGTGCGGTgaagcagagctccctgctctcagaggtgcaggcagagagcagtggtCCCTTCACTCTCACCAGAACATCTGCCTGCACATGTGGGTAGTCCCTGGCCAGCACTAGGAACAGCTTGGTGGCTGCCATTACaacactggggctgctgcttttgagaAAGCCATCCAGCAGATTGAGTATGTCAAAGAGCTCCTCCTCACTGCGGGGTCTGTAGCgcaggaggaaggtgagaaCCTCGCTTTGCCCCCACTGGTCCAGATCAGCCATCCTGCCAAGAGAATAAAATCAGTCTGCAGGAGTCAGGAAGAGCACAAAgacctgtgctgtgcagagcagaggcctTAGCTTCAAGGTTTCCCTGTTCCAACCCAAATGCTGTGCTTCAGAAGTGAATATCCCAACTCTATCCAAAGAGAATCACCCAGCTTGTGCACGCAGGcttaactcagcagcagcagtgtgcacttttGCTGGTGCCCAAGTCAGACATGCAACACTAACAGGAGTCCTGAACAGGGCAGTGCCTCTCTTTTGCCAGAGAATTGCAGAGAATTACCTGCAGAAAAGTTAACTTATTCAAGTGATGGAAAAGTTATATAGCTTCCACCAAACTGTAAGagccagagcagaacacatctgTCCCCAAAACCTAATCACACTAACCTACAATTCCAAAACTAACCATCGTTTGAAGCACACATTCCCTGGAAAAGCATCTCAGAGTTTTCTTAAGAGCTCAGCATAAAAATAAGTGTTTCTCTTAGGATGGGCACCTCCATCCTTGGGTGCCCAACTTTTCTCTTTGAGCTCTGCCAGAAGCTCTGCCAGAACACAATAATGAGAACAATGCTTCCAGCATGGTCTTAACACCAAAGGAAACAAACCTGTTGAGGAGATGATGGGCAATGGGTTTGTTGATGacaactcctccctcctccttcaagATCTCTTCTAAGGCCCTGAGGCAGTTCACGACTACAATAGGATCCTGGTCACGAAGCAAACTGTACAGCTCGTTCACCAATGCAccatctgcaaagcagcagaggtcCTTCTGTCAAGTCTGCTGACACACTGCGATTTCATCATGCACAGAAGGTGCTGCTTGAAGTGGGAGAAGGAGCCAACCAAACTGCCAGCTctacagcagccctggcacaacctctcCTTGAAGGTCTGTGGATGTGAGGTGGTACttggctgagcagagcccatGGAAACGGCCATGCTTTGCGAGAGGTCCTGCTCAGGCTGGCATGAGAGGCACGATCTGAGCTCGCAGCACCGGCATCTCCTTAGCAGTTCGATGCTTAGCTACTGCTGCTCTACCTCCCTGCACCTCACAGCCACCACGGCCAGCAGGCAGTGAGCCAGGAGAGGCCAGAGGCCTGCCGCATCCAGCAGCCGGGAGCCCTCGCTCTCGGCGTCACCCTCTCTCCCCCGCTGGGCCCTCCCCTGCCGAGCGCAGTCCCAGGCCTTACCCACTTCGCAGTCCCCCTGCAGCTTCACCATCTTGGCGCAGCCCAGCACGGCCGCTCTCCGCACGTAGGAGGCCTTGTCCCGCAGGCcgctgagcaggggctgctgcaggtACTCCTGGATGCCGGGCATCCTGCGGGCGGGCGAGGGTCAGCGGGCTGCCGGGCCGGGCCCCGCGCACTCCCGGCGCCCCGGGCCCCCCGCTCCCGCCCCGTCCCGCCGCACCTGAGGCCGCACATGCTGCGGAGGGCGAGGCCGCGCACGGCGGGGCTGGGGTGCGCGCAGTCCTTGCGCAGGGTGTTGACAGCCAGCAGCGCCAGCTGCGGCTGCCGCGGGGCCTGCGCCCGCAGGTACAACGACACCAGCTTCTTCTGCACCACGTCCGCGGCCGCGCTCGCCTTCACCATCTCTGGGAACAGCCCCGACACGTCCGCGCCCTGGGCCATGTACCTGCAGCGGAGGCAGGGCTCAGCGCGGACCGGGCCCGACCGGGCGCCGccaccgctgccgccgccgtTCCCCTGCCCGCCCGCCAGCCGTACCGGATGACGCGCAAGACAGCGGCGCGGTACCGCAGCCGATCCGCCTGTACGTGCGGGTTGGACAGGGCCCGGCGGAGCTCCCGCACGGCATCCTCGCCGCCCAGGTACGGCATCGCCCGGCACCGGCCTGGCTTTGCTCCGCGCCTcacccccgccccgcccccccccgccgccggcTTCGCCCTGCCCCTTCCTGCGCCGACGCGGCGCCGCCCGTGAAATTCGGCGGGAAGCGGCAAGACCGCGGCCGTCCGCCATGAACGGGATGGTGATCCCCGGTACGCCCATTGCCGTGGACTTCTGGAGCCTGCGGCGGGCGAGCGGCGCTCGGCTCTTCTTCCTGTCGCACCTGCACTCGGACCACACCGTGGGGCTGTCCAGCACCTGGAGCCGCCCGCTCTACTGCTCGCCTGTCACCGCTCGCCTTCTGCATCTCCGCCTCCAGGTACGTGCGGCCCGCCTGACCCGGCCTGGCTGCCTCCGACTTGGTCCGGCCCTCACCACCCCGCTCGGCTCCCGCAGGTGCCAACGTGCTGGATCCGTCCGCTGGAGGTGGGTCAGAGCCATGTGCTGGGCGAGAACGAGAAGGTGACGGTGACGCTGCTTGACTCCAACCACTGTCCGGGCTCCGTCATGTTCCTCTTCGAGGGCACCTTTGGCACTATCCTCCACACAGGTACGAGGCGGGCCCCTGCGGGCTCCACCGCgaccccttccctgccctgatGGCCCTGTCCTTGCAGGGGACTTCCGCTACAGCAGGGCCATGCGGGACGAGCCGGTGCTGCGGGGCCGCCACATCGACCGCCTGTACCTGGACAACACCTACTGCCACCCGCGATGGGCACTGCCGTCACGCCAGCATGCCACACGCCAGGCCATCCACCTCATCCGCACCCACCCGCGGCACCTGGTTGTCATCGGTGAGTGCTGCCGCATGCCGCTCGTCGTGGCCTGCATTGGTGGGGCCCCTCGGCAGGGgctcctgctccatccctgctccACTGCTCACGGCTCCCCTCGCAGGTTTGTACAGCCTGGGGAAGGAGACGCTGCTGGTGGACCTGGCTTTGGAGTTCAGCACCTGGGTAGTGGTGAGCCCCTGGCGCCTGGAGCAGATGCgactgctggagctgcctgatGTGTTCACCACCGAGGAGGGGACTGGCCGGATCCGTGCTGTGGATGTCACCGATATCTGCCGGGATGCGCTTGTCAGATGGAACAAGCTGCAGCCTACTCTTGCCATCCTCCCCACCGGCAGGCCTGTGAAGGTCACCCACCCCAACATCCACCTCATTCCATACTCGGATCACTCATCCTTTTCAGAGCTGTGCGAGTTTGTGGAGTGGCTGAAGCCTTGCTCAGTCATTCCAATTGTGAAAGgtgacctgtgccaggcttACTTTCAGAAATACCTAAATCCTGCCCCTCAGACTCTCCCTGAGCCCAAAATCCCAAAGCTCGTGCGAGAGTctgtgcagcagcaaagcaaaaagaaGGGGCAGGAACCCTGCCTGATGAAAAGAGCTGTCCAGTGTTCTGTGCCCCGAGGAGTGGTTTTCGAGTCTCCAGAGAAATGCACTGAAAAATCTGAAGAGCTCCTGTGTGTTcaggtggctcagcagaacTACTGTGAGTCAGCTTGCAGCTTGAAAAAAGATGGCACTTGTCACATGgacaaggggaaaggggaggaagagaTGAGCGGAGAACAGTCAGGAATAGCAAGACCAGCTGCTAGCCAGGCACCTTTTCCTCAGGAGCACTTTCCAGCTGGACTTGCAGAGGGATATTTACTCACTCCCACAAGTGTCCTAAAGCAGTTTTCAGCACAGAATTTTGACAAGCTCGTAGAAGATTtcttgaggaggggagaaatgTCCTGAGGAAGTTGTGTGACCCTCACAGTGCCAAtgtagcaggcagcagtgatcCGAGAGGTTTCACTACTGCATCCTGTTCTCTATGCTTAATTTCTCCCATGAAGGAGAGGAGCTCAGCTACAGGAATTGACTTTACCTCTTATTAGAGGACAAGGAAGAGACTAAACCAAATCTGTAGGTGctaggggttttgtttggttgttttttacactttatttatttttgtatttATGTTGACATTTGTTGAGTCTCAACACTACACTCAGGCAGTGTGGTGCCCTGCACCATGTGCCTTGTATCCACTTTTTGACTCTTGTGGCAAAAAGTACTGCCTGGTGCCTCAAACTGAGCTCCAGAGGGtgtgagctgcctgcagctcaagTGATTAATGAAGGTGGATGTGATGAAGGAAGCAAGAAAGGGACATCTGAGAGCCCTAAGGAGTCCTCTATGTCTGTAACGTCTCACTGATGACGAGTGGTTCATTCCAAGGTTCATTATAAGTATTATGTATTAAGGTACTTTTAACAAAGGCTACTTAAAGAAATCTAGAAAATTAGGTGTTTCTAAGTATCAATGTAAATTCTATCTATTAATTTGCCAATGCATCCAGACAACACTGCTTTTGCATCCAACAACCTGCAGCTGGTGACAGTGCACCATCTTGGGGTTCAGGGCCAatgctttttctgttgctgcctggaAAAATTAGGATTTGTCTGGGCTCTTCTGAGCTTTCCAGAGTGGGTCCCTGTATCCCCTGCAGTTTCTGCACTCAAGTCTGCACATCTGAGTTCTGCTCTACTGCAAAGTGCTGCTGGAAACCATCAGCATTCCACTAGGTCACTGCTTACTCTTGCCACACCATGGCAAGTGGGGTGAAAAGTAATTAAATATCTGCTTAGTGGTGTGCAGTGCTTGGTCTTAGCAGTATTGTCTGGAAGGAATactgtggctgagcagcagagttGGTTCTATTAGGGGTCAGATGCTTTCCTGCTACAGAGAGCCCAGCTGGGAGGTGTCAGCAGTGGGAGTAACCAGCAGGCACCTGCCGTGGAGCCTGGCAACGCTGGGGCTGTCTGTGCCAAACTGCACTAATAACATGATGAACTGGCTCCCTGTGGGGCCAGGGCAGCAACTGTAGAGTGGAAACGGTTACTAACCTTTTCCAGAGTGATAAACTAACTTGTTACTCAGCTTTGTCCTGCCTCCCTAAGACCAGTCAGCTAGAGGGACTGAATTCCCTGAAAGAAGCTGGAAAAGGAGGTGTTTGCTATTTGAGTAAATCTAGAGCTTGTGGAAAGCACAGATACATGCAGATGCAACAACCACACCTGTTAAAAACAAGCTGCCTTGCACAGCAGTAATGATGACAGCTGTGGGCATGTTTGGAAAGCTGTTTGGCAAACAGAATCCTCACTCCAGCCCTGTGCCTTTCCCAGCAGGGTTTATCAATGCAGCACCAGCAGTGCCTCTTACTGACCCTGCCGGCAGAGCCTactgccagctgctgaggggGAGCCATGGAGTTCTTTGAAATGTACTGTGGAAGGAGTAGCAAGGGCAGCTCAAGCCTCTCATTGGCCTCTGTGGTcctgtttattttttccctaaagGTTATTTTCTAGCCAAAACTCAAGTGCAGAGCTCCATCAGGTCAGTGAGTGGAGACATTGGCATCtcctcatagaaccacagaatgggttaggttggaagggatcttaagatcacctcctccaacctgggtagggatgcctctcagctaggctcagttgttcaaggcctcatccaacctgcccctgaacaccaccagggagggagcatccacagcctgcctgggcaacccatctcagagtctcaccaccctcatactgaagaacttattcctaagatccagtttaaacttcctctccttccacttCAAActgttcccccttgtcctgtctctagatatacttatgaaaagtccctttccaacctTCCCGTATTGAAAGGCAGCTGTAAGGtcccccccagagtcttctccaggctgaacaaccccagtttccctagcctgtcctcatagcagaggtgctccagcccttgtatcatctctctctgtccttcttatgatgaCAACACCTGAAatggatgcagtatttgaggtgagggtctcacaagagcagagcaaagtcgCAGAATGCCCTCTtgccctgctagccacactcctCTCGATGCATCCCAGCACatgatttgctttctgggctgtatgtacatgctgccagctcctgtgagcTCAGCAAACAATACACTCCAAGTCTCTTCAGAGgtactctcaacccactctgtacccagcctgtatttgtgccttGTAACACCTGAGGCCACCAGGGGAGTAATTGTGTTCTGCTTGGAGTGTTTtgtctgttgctggctgccttggAGATGCAGGCTGTTATTTAAATAGTGTTAAATTCAAGTTACTCACTTGACAGGCAGGTGAGGCACAGCCTGAACTCCCGGATTCCAGGCCCTGCTCTCCATTGCTCAGGAGGAATGCTTCTCTTCTGAGTCACTGCTCCATTTAGGGGAGCAATTGACTTCAGAGATTGGATACATTTCAATGCATTTCACTGCTGATGTTTGGTGGCATCCAGCATTTCCTCTTTTTGCAGTTATCAACTCTTATTATTAATCATTTGTTCAAATAAATGAAGTAGAGAACTTCCTGGTGACCCTCCAGGCAAAATGGAGTTGTGAATGGTAATTCTTTACAGAGACAACTCTGATCTTAAAGTCACACACAAAGAAGTGAGAGTTGTGTAGCCTTCAGGAGGTGGACATCTGCACCTCATTTCTGAACACTTAGTTAAAACTGCAGGAGAAATGCTGAGTTCTGTTAGTACAGCTGAGAACTTAATTCCTGCCACTTCAGAAAGAAGTTTAGGTCATGTACTCCAGGGTCTGGACCTGctgtttccagctcagctgcacaaGGCTCTGCCAATACTGCTGCCACAGGTGTGTTTTGCTCACAACAGTCACAGTGAGAAGCTGTAGCCAAGTATTGATTTAGGTACTTAAAAACCACGTGCTTGGAAACAGTTACGctggcagggggaaaaaatggtgcTCAGACCAAAGTCTCCCAAATCTATGCACAGAGAGCATGCTCGAGCTGCTTATCTCTGTTCCACAGTTGGGAACCAAGCCCCATTAGGGTGAAACAAACTTGCCCAAGGTCTTGCAGAGGAGCTCAGAACAAGCTCAGTTCCTTTTGGCAAGTTTTCAGCACTGTTTTAACAACCTCTGACCAAGTGCTGGTGtaagggcagagcaggctgatggctgcctgctgaactccctccctgcagctgaCTCTGGGAGTCCAGACGCCATGAAAACATCTCAGTCTGCTCTAGCTCCTCTAAAACAGTGTAGAAAGCCATGACAGGATACCCTGCTGATACtgtggaggggaagaaaagtaCTTtaggctgctgccaagagccTTGAGAGAAAACTTGCCTCGCTCGTTGAGCTTCATGACAGACAAGGGCATGATGTCATCTGCAGGGAACACTCCtgagtgctctgctgtgaggttgAAGCACCTGGGACTTCTCTGATGCAGAGCCATTGTCCATTTCTGCAGCATAGGTGCTTCCTGCTGTTAACTCACTAAATAGAAACAGGAAAATCTTTTTACCAAAAAAAGCTAATTCAGTGACTTTGTATCATTTTCCATACAGGGTGTGGTAGAATTTGGCTTATTCCAAATGATCCTATCGAAAATCCTTGGCTTTGTGTTCCTCTGTCACCCTCTGAAAATGTAATAGAATGTGGAAGGAAGGCAGAGTTAAGCCTGATAACCATGCCAGGAACACCTCCGTGTGCTGCTTGCTGTCTGGTTACAAGTATGCTGCTCTATTTGTGAgtcctgggcacaggctgtgtcaGGGCTTCAGGAGGCTCTGAACCAAATGCTCACTCTTAAGCCTGAAGATCGCAAGTAATGCAGCCTCCAAGTCCTCCATGCAGTAGAGAGGGGTGAGCTACTCAGTGGGGTGTCGCTGGAGGAAGGACGTGGAAAACGTTACTTTGGCATCTCAAGCTGTAAGACTTTACACGaaggagcagcactgccccGGCCGCTTCACTGCTGGCAGCTTGCTGTCTCCCTGTCCAGTGCAACGCTTCGTGCTCCGAACCACGCTTGGAGTTTTTCACTGAAAAACGCTGCACTTCAATTTCCACACAGCAGGAACCTCCTTACTGCGCCCCGAGCTCCCTCTCTCCCCGGGGACCTGACGGTGGCCCTGAACACGGCCTACAAGGCCGCTTGTGTAACAGACACGGCCAAGATGGAGGCTCCGCCCGAGTGCGGCCGCCTGTGAATTCTGGCCTGGCTCGACCCTGCCCCAACCCGAAGCAGAGGGCGAGCTCCGTTGCCCGCTGGCTTccaggagagaagaaggagcccAGCGGCGCAGGGCGCTCAGATTCCGAGGGCTTGTGCTGCCCCAGCGGAGCGGGCCCGAGCAccgggagggaggggagggacgAGCACAACCGGACGCAGGCCGCAGCCGCCcgcgcccggcccggccccagCGCTTCCGGCGGCGCCAGCCCCGCCCCTTCCGCCCGGCGCGTCACGGCGGCGCGGTCACGTGGCGGTGCTCGGCCCGCTCGGGGCTCGGCTGCCTCAGTCTGGCGCGGGCGGCCCAGGGGCCCGGAGCGGCGCGGCGGGAGTGCGGCGGGAGCGCGCGGgcccgggcggcggcggcggcgggagagTGGAGCGGGGGGGGGCCCGGCCGGGGCCGTGAGGGCGCGGCGGAGCCTGGCGGCGGCGGAGCGGCCTCGGGGCTCCCCCCGGCGTGCGCGGGCCGAACGGGCCGGGCCGGCGGCCGCGGTGGGGCTATGATGCGCCCGCTGCGGGGCCCCGCACCCCCGCGTGTCCCCCAGGCAGGTCCGGCCCGCGGCTGAGAACCCCCCACCGGCGGTGAGTGCAGCGGGCGGGCTGCGGTGGAGGGGCGCGGGAAGGGCTGGCGCGGCCCGGCGGGCTCGGGGAGTCTGAGCGGCCGCGCGGCGGAGGCCCGCCCTTCGCTCCGAGCGGGACGCGGCGGGGCGGCGCTGCGGGCTCCGTCCGCCCGCGGCGGGCCTGGCCCTCGCCCCGGCGCCGGGCTGGCCGGGAGAGCTGGCGGCGCGGCCCGGGCGGTCATCCGAACGTCGTGGCGCTTCGGTCCGAGCGTCAGGCGCCGCTCCGGGGTGCGCTCAGCAGGGGCCGCTTAGGTCAGTCAGGGCTCGGCTCGTCTGGTTCAGGGTTCACCGCGCCGTTCCTCCTACGGCTGAGGAGGGAGCAGGCctgagggcagggggaagggaaagagatcTGAATTTTCTCGGCATCGGCGCTGCCCTCTGCAGCGCTGTGTGCGGTTCTCTAGCTTGGGAGAGCTGGATGGatatggagctggctgctcatggCACGGGCAGTGAGGGAGAACGCGGTCGGTCGCTCCAGCAGGGAGCCTCTGGGCATGCCTCTAGGATCAGCAGTTCAGAAGGCTGCCGTCCCAGGTGATCGGCACCATACGGTGCTTAGAAGAATACTTTCCATCCAGTTTCTTGTGCGGGTGGAGGATCGTGTTGCATCCAGACAGCCCTAATGAATTCTCACTCCCCTTTCAGGTATGGCCTCACAGCTGCAGGTGTTCTCCCCTCCGTCAGTATCCTCGAGTGCCTTCTGCAGTGCCAAGAAACTGAAAGTGGAGCCCTCTGTCTGGGATGTTTcaggacagagcagcagtgacaaGTATTATACCCACAGCAaaaaccttccagcagctcaagggCAAGCAAGCTCTTCTCATCAGGTAGCCAATTTCAGCATCCCTGCTTACGACCAGAACctccttctccctgctccttcGGTTGAGCACATCGTGGTTACAGCAGCtgacagcacaggcagcagcgcGACAGCATCCTTCCAGAACAGCCAAACCCTGACACACAGGAGCAACGTTTCTTTACTGGAACCATACCAAAAATGtggattaaaaaggaaaagtgaagAGGTCGACAGCAACGGTAGTGTGCAGATAATTGAGGAACATCCACCTCTCATGCTGCAAAACAGACCTGCGGTGGGTGCTGCGGCCACGACCACCACGGTAACCACGAAGAGCAGCAGTTCCAGTGGTGAGGGCGACTATCAGCTGGTCCAGCATGAGATCCTGTGCTCCATGACAAACAGCTATGAGGTCTTGGAATTCCTGGGCCGAGGGACGTTCGGGCAGGTGGCGAAATGCTGGAAACGTAGCAcgaaggagattgtagccatcAAAATCCTGAAGAACCATCCCTCCTATGCCAGGCAGGGCCAGATCGAGGTGAGCATCCTCTCTCGCTTGAGCAGTGAGAATGCTGACGAGTACAACTTTGTTCGCTCCTATGA from the Pogoniulus pusillus isolate bPogPus1 chromosome 39, bPogPus1.pri, whole genome shotgun sequence genome contains:
- the AP4B1 gene encoding AP-4 complex subunit beta-1 gives rise to the protein MPYLGGEDAVRELRRALSNPHVQADRLRYRAAVLRVIRYMAQGADVSGLFPEMVKASAAADVVQKKLVSLYLRAQAPRQPQLALLAVNTLRKDCAHPSPAVRGLALRSMCGLRMPGIQEYLQQPLLSGLRDKASYVRRAAVLGCAKMVKLQGDCEVDGALVNELYSLLRDQDPIVVVNCLRALEEILKEEGGVVINKPIAHHLLNRMADLDQWGQSEVLTFLLRYRPRSEEELFDILNLLDGFLKSSSPSVVMAATKLFLVLARDYPHVQADVLVRVKGPLLSACTSESRELCFTALCHVRQILGSLPGHFSSHYKKFFCSYSEPHYIKCQKMEVLCELVNDENVQQVLEELRSYCTDVSVELAQVAIFSIGNIARTYTEQCVGILSELLGLQQEHITSAVVQVFRDLAWLCPQCTDAVCQALPGCEDVIQDSEGKQALIWLLGTHGDKVPNAPYVLEDFVENVKSEMCPAVKMELLTALVRLFLSRPAECQDMLGRLLYYCIEEEMDMAVRDRGLFYYRLLQSGVEEVKRVLCSPKSDPSLGLLEDQSKQPVNAWASEFNTLAPVYGRERWALVTAQQPAEPSYTCSPSTDSRSRDTELLVSDGNKEVLKVHPDTGSLTLTPDVYLTAEQFEKTWLSLDVSCHLSLPWSGTVHPDTIQTALHVVHIQTIAMSRAGVQPWKAYLSAQDEAGCLFLTELLLEGASSEMQVLVKQSEAKPEALEAFVATLRTVMGTVVGLGP
- the DCLRE1B gene encoding 5' exonuclease Apollo, whose product is MNGMVIPGTPIAVDFWSLRRASGARLFFLSHLHSDHTVGLSSTWSRPLYCSPVTARLLHLRLQVPTCWIRPLEVGQSHVLGENEKVTVTLLDSNHCPGSVMFLFEGTFGTILHTGDFRYSRAMRDEPVLRGRHIDRLYLDNTYCHPRWALPSRQHATRQAIHLIRTHPRHLVVIGLYSLGKETLLVDLALEFSTWVVVSPWRLEQMRLLELPDVFTTEEGTGRIRAVDVTDICRDALVRWNKLQPTLAILPTGRPVKVTHPNIHLIPYSDHSSFSELCEFVEWLKPCSVIPIVKGDLCQAYFQKYLNPAPQTLPEPKIPKLVRESVQQQSKKKGQEPCLMKRAVQCSVPRGVVFESPEKCTEKSEELLCVQVAQQNYCESACSLKKDGTCHMDKGKGEEEMSGEHRNLLTAPRAPSLPGDLTVALNTAYKAACVTDTAKMEAPPECGRL